GCGACATGTGAAGGGGTCAAAATAGAAGCAGCTGCTGAAAAATACAATAAGGTGAAATTGCAGCCATAGGTATTAAGCTCAGAAACTTTCAGTGAAATTGCAGTACTAGTGCACAACTAGCAGTAAGGTGCGTGTGCTTTTGTGGTCAGACACAAGAGTTTGCATTAATTGTAGTATTGATGGACAAAAAGGATAGACTAATTAACACCGCAGGAAATGGGGGTTTTAATCACGCATTTCGATACAGTTCCAACACAGACATAACGAATTAGAGATTGAGAACATCTGAAACTAAAAGGagagaatagaaaagaaatgcaGTATTCATAGCTTGACTAGCGTTAAGTCACTGAtcaatttgattgaaattttgAGTCATAAAAGCAGATAAAGCTCTATTTTCCAATTCAATTCCCTTCTCATTTACAAATGAATCTTGCAATCAAATTCCATTATCTTCATCCATTTCAGAAATTCTTCAATTCAGTTTTTGCAGCAAGtaatgataaaagaaagaataagcacatatattctttattttgcAGCAAGTTACAGATTTTGTGTATATGAAAAGTGTGTGCGGCGGTAAGTATGTTTTCTGAGGGTGCAATAATAATTTAGAATGATTTGAGTAGACCTTTTTCTGCATTGCCATAGTTTGCAAATAACACTCGCAATTTGATTCCCATGAACATTACATGAAAACATAACGAATTTCAATCTTTTTCAATAGAATTACGTTAGCCGACAAGGAAAGATAATGTAGGCGGAAGCTACAAGTACAGCAACGAAAGCTATAAGTACAGTAACAACACAGAAAACATCGAAAATTTTAGACAATATCactcatctctctctctaatttacTGGTTAATGTTAAGGAACATAAAATTCTGCTCACTTGTCCTAGTGACATTGTCTGCCATTGCAATGGTCgcttttttttataacacaaGGAAAAGCAAATACGATCTCTGTTTAGAGACCGTACAgtgataattttcttttttatccaaacacaaaaaaaaaaaaaaaatttagttagctaaataacttttattttttatattaggttcatatataattgtattttaaattaactttgatttttttaggagtTAGAATAACCTGTTTTTCACTCATGAAGActacttttcatttattttgcatgaaaaaattaatttcacatcaatttaactaaatatatattttttaaaaaaattataattacaaatattttttttaaactaattgtTTTATAATGACAACCATAAAAACTACAACAATGCTCAACAAGAATAAACATGtttctttataatttcaatttcaatgctTGCTTCAGATTTCCAGAAGTGATTgacctgtttatttttgtaacgCTTGTGATTGTTCCAACAACACAACTCCAGAGCATTGCTTTCAAAGTTGAGagaaattaatattacattGACCTATAAGATTGCAAGAATTGTCAGTAATTCAACAAGACATGCAGGACGTTCTCATCAATGTCACAAATAAAACgcaaattgaaagaaagattcTCAATTTCTTCCAGAGAATTAGGTTAGCCAACAAGCTCAAAGAAGACAAACCTCTTTCTCAGCTAAAGATTAGGAAAGGTTTCAGAATGCTTTTGATCAATACTTGTTCCTGTATGGAgatacatgaaaaagaaaaaatcagaaATGCAGAGACTTGCCATTGATTGGCTAATGAAAAATGATGTCGCAATCTTCCTAGCTAGATAGCTACTGTTATTCTTAGCATTGCCGTGAAACTCGACCATCACTACAACATTTAACAGTTTTGTCGACAGAATTTTTCAATCGGCGTAAGACatatattccatcggtaattaatATACCAACGAAATCACTGACGGAAATGATCCAtcggtgaatctttcatcgataattttttatccgttggtaaatccgttcgtaataaaaaatattattactgacggaataaacgtctcggtaataatattttttttattaccaacggatttactgACGTAATTCTGtcgataaatatttaaaaacattttaaaaaaattcattttataaaattataaaataattaaattaacataaattaacactctataatatatactcaaaatgcttggaaaaaaaaaaaagaaaatcaactcaaacaaatttgcaacaaataaataaaacgaaaataaattcaactaaaaaaattcatatgaaaaaaataaagttgcaattgctaaaaatttaaaaatcctataaataaatcaactaaaaattgatctcatatgaaaaaaaaaatctaccaacaacatttatacaaatattaagaacaaaaaacaataaaaaataaaataaaaaacaaatatagtgaaaaaaatcatgaaaaaataaaaaatcaaaatcttaccttaatgtagttataagtgaagctaaggagataaattttttttcgtaaaacatattaatttaaaaaaaaataagaggataaaagaagaaagaagaagaagacatacctgagcatggaagaaaaaaaaagagatgaggagagaaaagaagataaagaaatagatattgatattttttacatatagtgaagaagaagaagtagaagaagaaatgagtatgtctcttgtgaaataagtgGATTCAGGCTTTTTATTGAGGTGCGTTAGCGatgaatttaccgacggataattgaatattaatattttttaattatttgatcggtaatttcatcaataatatttaatttaaatttttaattttataaaaagttttcagaaactgTCAATAATTACCGataatttttcaatccgtcggtaattccgccAAACTCATGCATGGAAACTCAGAATTTCCTCCATTAATGCAGTAATGATTATTGAGTGTAGTATACATTCCGACATTTTGGAAAACAAAAGGGGTAGCAGAAACTCAAGGAGCGTATGATACATCATGCCATTGACTGTGAACGTTCTAGCCGAATTTGAGGATAAAAAAGGAAGGAGTCTGCAGCTGCATGAACAAGGAACCCACATGTCAACAATTAGGTAATcaaaccatctaggtggtgatTTAATGATAAGAGCTTGgaaccaagaggtttgctccctccgaagtctcaggttcgaactttatagttgctcatatgatggtcactgagggtttacatggttgttaacttcagggctcgtgggattagtcgaggtgcgcacaagctggcccggacacccacgttaaactaaaaaaaaacaattaggtaatcaaataatcaataaagaactttgaatttttttaatgataatgtaTATTCATAATTAGTTGATGGTGATtggattaaaaatttgaaatttgaaatttactgattttatgctatattttttttatacatatataataatCGAGtgtattaatcaaaatataatctTTAAAAGGTGAcctatgaaaatttaaataatcatttacaagaaaataaaatgtctGCGTTACAAATGATATAAAAGGAAATAGAaagaaacataattaaaaagaataactGAATTAATAAGTTGAAATTAGATGCACTACAGATAAAGTCATTATTACTATAGTTGAAATTAAATGCATTACAGATTAGGTTATTTATAGTGTAGTTGCTACACTTTATCCAAACTCATAATCTATGCAAGATCGAAGAGAAACTCAAATTTCAATCCGGCTGCACCTTATTAAAgaccatattattttttatgagccAAAAACTCCTTGATTATATgcaatgttcttttcttttatttgtgtaagcttaacaacaaatcaaaattacgagcaaaaagattttttaggtTCGACATATAGTAATAACTACAAcgagtgttttgtttttagaaaatcaaTACACTGTTAATTTTTAAGCTTAATAAAGGTAATTTCAGTCGATCACTGTGCCAATTTGAACCCTTTGcttcgttatatatatatatatatatatatatatatatatatatatatatatatatatatatatatatatataaggatggCTGGCTCCTTGAGCATAGACTTTAGTGTATTTTACAACAACTTGGAAGCATATATAGAATGTCTGTCACACAGATGACTCGGTAGAAAACATCACCAAATAAGACTTGAATGTGCATTGAGGACAGTCTTCCCAGGACTGTTTACGCTTGCATGTGATCAAAAGTGTATGCTGGCTGATTCAGGTTACTGGCAAGATTTAGTTTGGGCTTGGAAGTTTAATTGAAGGAGACAGCTAATTAAGGTCTTGGGATAGTATTCAGTTGAATCCGAAGCTGGAAGATAGATAAGTTTGGATTCTTCACAGCACAGAGATGTATACAGTTCAGTCTTGTAGGAAGTTATTGGACGCAGTAATTTTACAAGGAAACAGACAGTCAATAGATTCATGTGTTTGGAAGTCTCTAGCCCAGCGAACGTCGAAGCTTTTGTATGGTGGTTGGCTGCCCTTGGTAAGCTTCCAATAAGATATTTTCCTTGCAAAACAAAAGTATAAAACCAATTTTGCCTAAGATTTCCCTTATATTCAGAGGTGAAACAGTGAAATTAAAGTAAGAAAATTTAAGTAAACATAAAACGGAAAGAATGATATTCCTAATCTATAAATGTTTGCTGAGAAAATTTGGGTTAATTGGAGTAAATATTTATTCGAATTTTTCTAATATCTCAACTCAAAAGACCGGTTACACAGTATCATCACTAcataattagagaaaaaaagatttggaTTCTTTACTATTTAATCATTAAGtttctaatattatatcaaaaaatcatctcaatataaattatcacataaaacttaataaataattttatattattctttaacctATAATAAGTCTTGGATGCTGTAGAAAGGACTTCAAAATCATGTTTCCTTCTCTCGTGTTTCAAGAGAAGGAAATGACGAGGTGCTGATCGTTAACAAGGCGTGGGCAGAAATGTGACATTTTTAGGTTCGCTGTAACTCTTTAGTAATATAACTGTGTAATCCTTCTAGAAAGAGCCCACAACGTTAATTTActtttatgatgatattatgatttattttataagttataattataaattctttgtattttattataagatgaaaggtttaaggttttaataattatattaatataaatcatattattataagaatttatttaataatttaaattattgagttaaATCGGTTTTTTAACATAGTATCAGAGTATTGAAAACCAAGTGATCACtagtttgaatctcatcatctctatttatttaataaaaattatacacaAGTTAGTGTAAGtctgtgtaagtttcaagtttgaaaaattttcatttgaaatgatgtgttaaaaaataatataaattatattttgatatcttATTTAATAGCTTGagcttttaaattgaatttattttttgtcatatacaataaataattaattttgatactgAAATCATAAATCATATGATACCATGAGAGCCCCCTGTAGAAAGCAAGTCAACATTTTCAATGTCTACAATATTTGTCGCATCTTATGATTTGCAATGGGAGAAGAAATTATTGATGAGCTGGAAATTTCAGATTTAAATATTCGATGAAATTAAGAAAGACTCCAATCCTTATCCTATAAATACCACTGCATGTAGCCTAGGATCTCCATCTACCATAGCAAACCATTAATATTCTCTGCATCTCTTGAAAACACACCATGACGTCCTTACTGCACAAACCATTCTTCTCAATCTTTCTCCACGTCCTGATCTTCTTGCTCCTTCTCATGTTCtactcctcttctttctttgttcttgCTGATCACACTTCCTCTAAAACTTCGATATTTAGTACGGCTACTAGTGCTGCCAATTCCAACGTTGCTGGAGGTAATATTAAAGAAGCTGAGGCTCTTCTCAAATGGAAGGCAAGTCTTGACAACCAAAGCCaatctctcctttcttcttGGGTCGGCACCAGCCCTTGCATTAATTGGATTGGAATCTCTTGCCACAATTCTGGAAGTGTCGCCAATTTGAGCTTCTCAAACTTGGGCTTGAGAGGTACGCTTTATGATTTCAACTTCTCATCCTTCCCCAATCTTTCCATTCTTGACCTTTCGAACAATTCTATTCATGGAACCATTCCATCACATATCGGTAATCTATCCAAGATTACTCAGTTGGGCTTATGTTATAATGATCTCACGGGAAGTATCCCATCTGAGATAGGCTCCCTGAAAAGTATCACCGATTTAGTTTTATGTAGAAATCTTTTAAGTGGCTCCATTCCACATGAAATTGGAAAGTTGACGTCTCTTTCCCGTCTCTCATTAGCTGTAAATAATCTCACTGGTTCGATTCCTTCCTCTAtaggaaatttgaaaaaccTATCCATTCTCTTTCTTTGGGGTAACAATCTCTCTGGTCACATTCCTTCAGAAATAGGACAACTTAAATCTCTGGTGTCAATGAGCTTGGCTACTAACAAACTTCATGGTCCATTGCCCCTAGAGATGAACAATCTCACCCATTTGAAGCAATTTCATTTGTCTGACAACGAATTCACGGGTCATTTGCCACAAGAGGTATGCCATGGAGGAGTATTGGAAAATCTTACCGTTGCCAACAACTATTTCTCCGGTTCCATCCCGAAAAGCTTGAAAAACTGTACCAGTTTACACCGACTAAGACTTGATAGGAATCAATTGACAGGAAATATTTCTGAGGATTTTGGCATCTATCCACATTTGGATTATGTTGATTTGagttacaataatttttatgggGAGCTTTCTTTGAAATGGGGAGATTATCGTAACATAACGAGCTTGAAAATCTCAAACAATAATGTTTCTGGGGAGATACCAGCAGAGCTCGGGAAGGCTACTCAATTACAATTGATTGATCTGTCCTCAAATCACTTAGAAGGAACCATCTCAAAAGAATTAGGGGGGTTGAAGCTGTTGTACAACCTTACTCTTAGCAACAACCATCTTTCAGGTGCCATTCCCTCAGACATCAAGATGCTTTCTTCCCTCAAAATCCTTGATTTAGCATCTAATAATCTAAGTGGATCGATTCCAAAACAACTTGGGGAGTGCTCAAATTTATTGTTGCTGAACCTCAGtgataataaatttacaaataGCATTCCACAGGAGATAGGCTTTCTGCGTTCTCTTCAAGATCTTGATCTTAGTTGCAATTTCTTAGCTCAAGAGATACCGTGGCAACTTGGGCAACTGCAAATGTTGGAAACTTTGAATGTCTCTCACAACATGCTTTCTGGATTGATTCCGCGCACTTTC
This genomic interval from Populus nigra chromosome 11, ddPopNigr1.1, whole genome shotgun sequence contains the following:
- the LOC133668845 gene encoding MDIS1-interacting receptor like kinase 2-like encodes the protein MTSLLHKPFFSIFLHVLIFLLLLMFYSSSFFVLADHTSSKTSIFSTATSAANSNVAGGNIKEAEALLKWKASLDNQSQSLLSSWVGTSPCINWIGISCHNSGSVANLSFSNLGLRGTLYDFNFSSFPNLSILDLSNNSIHGTIPSHIGNLSKITQLGLCYNDLTGSIPSEIGSLKSITDLVLCRNLLSGSIPHEIGKLTSLSRLSLAVNNLTGSIPSSIGNLKNLSILFLWGNNLSGHIPSEIGQLKSLVSMSLATNKLHGPLPLEMNNLTHLKQFHLSDNEFTGHLPQEVCHGGVLENLTVANNYFSGSIPKSLKNCTSLHRLRLDRNQLTGNISEDFGIYPHLDYVDLSYNNFYGELSLKWGDYRNITSLKISNNNVSGEIPAELGKATQLQLIDLSSNHLEGTISKELGGLKLLYNLTLSNNHLSGAIPSDIKMLSSLKILDLASNNLSGSIPKQLGECSNLLLLNLSDNKFTNSIPQEIGFLRSLQDLDLSCNFLAQEIPWQLGQLQMLETLNVSHNMLSGLIPRTFKDLLSLTVVDISSNKLQGPIPDIKAFHNASFEALRDNMGICGNASGLKPCNLPKSSRTVKRNKLVILIVLPLLGSLLLVIVVIGALFILRQRARKRKAEPGNIEQDRNLFTVLGHDGKLLYENIIAATEEFNSNYCIGEGGYGIVYKAVMPEEQVVAVKKLHQSQTDKLSDFKAFETEVRVLANIRHRNIVKLYGFCSHAKHSFLVYEFIERGSLRKIITSEEQAIELDWMKRLNVVKGMAGALSYLHHSCSPPIIHRDITSNNVLLDLEYEAHVSDFGTARMLMPDSSNWTSFAGTFGYTAPELAYTMKVTEKCDVYSFGVVTMEVMMGRHPGDLISTISSQASSASSSKPPISQQTLLKDVLDQRISLPKKGAAEGVVHIMKIALACLHPNPQSRPTMGRISSELATKWPSLPKELDTISLEDLFSHTVSVVD